Genomic segment of Nostoc sp. TCL240-02:
CATGAGCGCCCTGATAGTGCAAGTTGTATGCGTAACAGCTTAATAATTGCCCTTAAACAATATTGTTTCGTCTAAATCAGTCATAGTAGAATTTACAGCTACTGCATACAAAAGCTTCTCTAAGTGTTTTACCAGAGCGGCGAAGTTGTATTTGAACTTAACCAGCAGCTAAGATCAAGGTCTATAAGCATCAAATATGAACGTTTTACTTCTATACCCCCTTTTTCCAAAAAGTTTTTGGTCTTTTGAAAAAACACTGGCTTTATTAGACCGTAAAGCAATGCTACCGCCTTTAGGCTTGGTAACTGTAGCCGCGATATTACCTCAAGAATGGGAGTATAAGCTAGTAGATCGAAATGTTCGTGCCTGTACGGAAGCAGAGTGGGCTTGGGCAGATTTGGTTATTATGTCGGCGATGATTGTGCAAAAAGAGGATTTGCTCTGTCAGATATTAGAAGCAAAACGCAGAGGTAAACGGGTAGCTGTGGGTGGGCCTTTCCCGACAGCGTTACCAGATGAAATGACATCCGCCGGAGTAGATTATTTGATATTGGACGAAGGGGAAATTACCCTACCTTTATTTGTAGCAGCGATCGCACGGGGCGATCGCACAGGTATCTTTCGCTCTGGCGGTGAAAAACCAGATGTTACCAACACTCCCACCCCTCGCTTTGACTTGTTAGAGTTTGAAGCTTATGCAGAAATGTCGGTGCAATTTTCCCGTGGATGTCCCTTCCAGTGTGAATTCTGCGACATTATTGTGCTGTATGGCCGCAAACCCCGCACCAAAACCCCAGAACAACTATTAGCAGAACTTGATTATCTCTACAAACTGGGTTGGCGGCGCAGTATTTTTATGGTGGATGACAACTTCATTGGTAATAAGCGGAATGTTAAATTATTTTTGAAGTCTCTTCTGCCGTGGATGGTAGAACATAACTATCCCTTTTCTTTTGCTACAGAAGCCTCAGTTGATTTAGCCCAAGATCAAGAACTGATGGATTTGATGGTAGCGTGTAATTTTGGAGCCGTTTTTCTGGGAATTGAAACCCCCGACGAAGAAAGTCTCACTTTCACTCAGAAATACCAGAATACCAGAGACTCGCTCAGTGATGCGGTGAATAGAATTACCCGCTCAGGGTTGCGAGTTATGGCAGGCTTTATCATTGGATTTGATGGCGAGAAAGTAGGAGCCGGGGCGCGAATTGTCAAGTTTGTTGAGCAAACAGCAATTCCCACCGCCTTATTTAGTATGCTGCAAGCGCTTCCAGATACAGCCCTTTGGCATCGATTAGAAAAGGAAGGACGACTCCGCAATAAATCAGCCAACATCAACCAAACTACGTTGATGAACTTTGTCCCAACTCGACCGTTAGAAGACATCGCTCGTGAATATGTGCAGGCATTCTGTGATTTGTATGACCCAGAGCGGTTTTTGGAGCGTACATACAAACACTTCCGGCTTTTGGGCGAAGCAACCTATCCGAAAAAAGGGAAAGCTGCTAAGAAACCATTGAACTGGAAAGTACTCCGAGCGTTTCTAATCATTTGCTGGCGGCAGGGTGTACGTCGTCAGACGCGCTGGCAATTCTGGCGTTATCTATGGAGTATGTATCAACATAATCGCGGTGGAATTAGTAGCTATTTAGCCGTTTGTGCCCAAATTGAACATTTCTTAGAGTATCGCCAAATTGTCCGGGATCAAATTGAGGCTCAAGTGGCTGAATTTTTGGAAGCAGAAGCTAGGGTAAAACCTGAAGCGCAAGTGATGGTTAATTCCTAGTGAATTAATTTGCAATACCTTGCAATGCTAAAAGGGGTTGGGGATTGGGAAGAGTGTGGAAAAATGATGTTTAGGGCTTTAACCCGTCCTAAATACCCAGTTCCCATTCCCCTGCATTAAAAACGCTACGCTTTTACGCAAAACTGTACTAAGTAATCGGCAAAGAAAAGGATATAAGCAGCTAAATTTAATTTTTAATTTTTAATTTTTAATTCGGAGCAAAGCGACGTGACCATGCCACTCGATAATTTGGAGATTAATGAAGCGATCGCAGTAAAATTTGCTCAATTAGTACTGGATTGTATTGAGCGGGAGTATCCTAACAGTATTCTGCGTTGGGCTGAGAGCGACGAGGATATAAAACCACCGCGTAAATTGACTCCTGCTTTTTATGGCTGCTTAGATTGGCATTCGGCCGTACATGGTCACTGGTTGCTAGTACGTCTTATGCGTCACTTCCCCGAAGCCTCTTTCCATGCAGCGTCAAAACAAGCACTTGGGCAAAGCCTAACACCTGAGAAGATTCAAGGAGAAATTGCCCATTTTCAACGGCGACCCTTTTTTGAATTTCCTTACGGTGTGGCATGGTTTCTGCAACTGGCTGCGGAACTTCACGAGTGGAATCATCCTGAAGCAAAAGAATGGCGGGTTGTATTGGAACCGCTAGAAAAGTTGATTGCAGATAACTTACAGCGCTGGATTAACGAACTGAAACTCCCAAATCGTACAGGGGCGCATAGCCAAACAGCCTTTGCACTTGGTTTGATGCTAGATTGGGCACGGATTACCAAAAATACTGACTTTACTCAGTTATTGGAGAATAAAGCACGGCAATTTTATCTTAGCGATCGCAATTATTCCTTACAATTTGAGCCGCTTGGCTACGATTTTCTCTCTCCTGGACTTGCTGAAGCAGACCTAATGCGGCGAATCCTGCCTACAACAGATTTCACTGAGTGGCTCACCAATTTTCTGCCACAAATACCCATTGAT
This window contains:
- a CDS encoding B12-binding domain-containing radical SAM protein is translated as MNVLLLYPLFPKSFWSFEKTLALLDRKAMLPPLGLVTVAAILPQEWEYKLVDRNVRACTEAEWAWADLVIMSAMIVQKEDLLCQILEAKRRGKRVAVGGPFPTALPDEMTSAGVDYLILDEGEITLPLFVAAIARGDRTGIFRSGGEKPDVTNTPTPRFDLLEFEAYAEMSVQFSRGCPFQCEFCDIIVLYGRKPRTKTPEQLLAELDYLYKLGWRRSIFMVDDNFIGNKRNVKLFLKSLLPWMVEHNYPFSFATEASVDLAQDQELMDLMVACNFGAVFLGIETPDEESLTFTQKYQNTRDSLSDAVNRITRSGLRVMAGFIIGFDGEKVGAGARIVKFVEQTAIPTALFSMLQALPDTALWHRLEKEGRLRNKSANINQTTLMNFVPTRPLEDIAREYVQAFCDLYDPERFLERTYKHFRLLGEATYPKKGKAAKKPLNWKVLRAFLIICWRQGVRRQTRWQFWRYLWSMYQHNRGGISSYLAVCAQIEHFLEYRQIVRDQIEAQVAEFLEAEARVKPEAQVMVNS
- a CDS encoding DUF2891 domain-containing protein, with the translated sequence MPLDNLEINEAIAVKFAQLVLDCIEREYPNSILRWAESDEDIKPPRKLTPAFYGCLDWHSAVHGHWLLVRLMRHFPEASFHAASKQALGQSLTPEKIQGEIAHFQRRPFFEFPYGVAWFLQLAAELHEWNHPEAKEWRVVLEPLEKLIADNLQRWINELKLPNRTGAHSQTAFALGLMLDWARITKNTDFTQLLENKARQFYLSDRNYSLQFEPLGYDFLSPGLAEADLMRRILPTTDFTEWLTNFLPQIPIDNSVNWLEPGRVDNPQDYMQAHFYGLNLSRAWMLEGIISGLANSDRRIETLRFAALHHRHHGLTDVVIEHYAASHWLGTFAVYLLTNRGLPLMS